A single region of the Corallincola holothuriorum genome encodes:
- a CDS encoding ATP-binding protein: MIKTEQLSQQKLATNAANLEHGFAYLKQVFLARIKLHEQQQVSGEDGDQAAIADEVELPPLAFYQDGSSFSLFIEAHQPSFEEYVILLLALVPHVQSCFFDQIFEAHCEHGAPAEFGGSRQNEHRLFQPTGETALYLLAGGDLDRRFQVQQLLASQHWLAQQNIVRLEAPDTGQSYLSGRLTMDADKVEQFTVGHSPEPDFSSAFPAQKITTHLAWEELVLPDAVMNRIEDIKDWISYNVTMMADWQMARKLKPGHRALFYGPSGTGKTLTATLLGEATNRSVYRVDLSTVVSKYIGETEKNLAKLFDTADGQGWILFFDEADALFGKRTAVNDAHDRYANQEVSFLLQKIEEFDGLIILASNFKTNMDDAFLRRFNSVVHFPFPTEQEREAIWRNNLPEALPWQQGDDLPKSLARYELAGGAIVNAVQYACIKSLARKHKELQQESLLDGIALELEKLGKVFRK, translated from the coding sequence TTGATAAAAACAGAGCAGCTATCGCAGCAAAAATTGGCAACCAACGCCGCCAATCTTGAACACGGCTTTGCATATTTGAAGCAGGTGTTTTTGGCACGGATAAAGTTGCATGAGCAGCAACAAGTGTCAGGTGAGGATGGGGATCAAGCGGCGATTGCCGATGAGGTTGAGTTACCTCCGTTGGCGTTCTATCAAGATGGCTCCAGCTTTTCGTTGTTTATCGAAGCGCACCAACCCAGCTTTGAAGAGTACGTGATCCTCCTACTGGCCTTGGTGCCCCATGTGCAAAGCTGTTTTTTCGACCAAATATTCGAAGCACATTGTGAGCATGGTGCGCCAGCGGAATTTGGTGGTAGCCGTCAGAATGAACACCGGCTGTTTCAACCGACCGGAGAAACTGCGCTTTACCTGTTGGCGGGCGGAGATCTGGACAGGCGATTTCAAGTACAACAGTTGTTGGCAAGCCAACACTGGTTGGCACAGCAAAACATTGTGCGGTTGGAAGCCCCCGATACGGGTCAGTCTTATCTGAGTGGGCGACTGACCATGGATGCCGACAAGGTCGAACAGTTTACGGTGGGGCATAGTCCTGAGCCAGATTTTAGTTCGGCATTTCCGGCGCAAAAGATCACTACCCACCTGGCGTGGGAAGAGCTGGTGCTGCCAGACGCGGTGATGAACCGCATCGAAGATATTAAAGATTGGATCAGTTACAACGTCACCATGATGGCTGACTGGCAGATGGCACGGAAATTAAAACCGGGGCATCGGGCGCTGTTTTATGGGCCATCGGGTACCGGAAAAACATTAACAGCAACGCTGCTGGGCGAAGCAACTAACCGGTCGGTATACCGGGTTGACCTGTCTACGGTTGTTTCCAAGTACATTGGTGAAACTGAAAAGAACCTGGCTAAGCTGTTCGATACTGCCGATGGTCAGGGTTGGATCCTGTTTTTCGATGAGGCGGATGCGCTCTTTGGTAAGCGCACGGCAGTCAATGATGCCCATGACCGCTACGCCAATCAGGAAGTGTCATTTTTGCTGCAAAAAATAGAAGAGTTTGATGGCTTGATTATTCTTGCATCCAACTTCAAGACCAATATGGATGATGCCTTCTTACGACGTTTTAATAGCGTGGTGCATTTTCCCTTCCCAACGGAGCAGGAGCGAGAAGCGATCTGGCGCAATAACCTACCAGAGGCGCTTCCCTGGCAGCAGGGGGACGATTTACCCAAATCACTGGCGCGTTATGAGTTGGCGGGAGGCGCCATCGTTAATGCCGTGCAGTACGCCTGCATTAAGTCCCTTGCTCGCAAGCACAAAGAACTCCAGCAAGAGAGTTTGTTGGATGGCATCGCCTTAGAACTGGAGAAGTTGGGTAAAGTGTTTCGTAAATAA
- a CDS encoding methyl-accepting chemotaxis protein, giving the protein MDRYLQSLGVRGASRIQVTAIAIGLLLIVMNLGQYALCVFILSALFSWRVFAAIERDQNSFESILLDVKAGKTKDIDSVNSGPLQALYPLIDDLVRHAQRELSAIKSVSAEMGFSAKELASNAIEVASHCQQQSDATTSSASAATEISQSIDDVSHRIEVTRDAVENSSQLCHQGRAELTKTREQVVSVNQSVICTGESLKALDEKLGAIVSMSRFIREIAEQTNLLALNAAIEAARAGEHGRGFSVVADEVRGLAQRSHESANAITKQVTEVTSSMSEVGQQMLQALGSTEQCQYSVDAAYASLEAIVLATEQVSDQIGGIATASEQQAIATREISQNMEQVAVTAERNAFMAKQNASVADHLQNITRMEA; this is encoded by the coding sequence ATGGATAGGTATCTGCAATCTTTAGGAGTTCGTGGGGCATCACGTATACAAGTAACGGCAATTGCCATTGGCCTGTTACTTATCGTTATGAATCTTGGTCAATATGCGTTGTGTGTGTTTATCCTCTCAGCACTGTTCTCATGGCGTGTTTTTGCCGCTATTGAGCGTGACCAAAATAGCTTTGAATCAATCTTGCTTGACGTCAAAGCGGGTAAGACCAAGGATATTGACTCGGTAAACTCCGGGCCGCTGCAAGCCCTCTATCCGTTAATTGATGATCTGGTACGCCACGCTCAACGTGAGTTGTCAGCCATTAAATCTGTCAGTGCCGAAATGGGATTCTCAGCCAAAGAGCTAGCCAGCAACGCCATTGAGGTGGCAAGCCATTGTCAGCAGCAGTCTGACGCCACCACGTCATCCGCCTCTGCCGCCACCGAGATCAGCCAGAGTATCGACGATGTGTCCCACCGTATCGAAGTGACTCGGGATGCGGTGGAAAACAGCAGTCAGTTATGCCATCAGGGGCGCGCCGAACTGACCAAAACCAGAGAACAAGTTGTCAGCGTCAACCAAAGCGTAATTTGTACTGGAGAAAGCTTGAAGGCACTGGATGAAAAACTGGGGGCAATTGTCTCTATGTCGCGCTTTATTCGCGAGATCGCCGAGCAAACTAACTTATTAGCCTTGAATGCAGCGATTGAAGCCGCGCGTGCCGGTGAACATGGTCGAGGCTTCAGTGTGGTTGCTGATGAGGTGAGGGGGCTGGCACAGCGCAGCCATGAATCCGCCAATGCAATTACCAAGCAGGTAACCGAAGTCACCAGCAGCATGTCAGAGGTCGGCCAGCAGATGCTGCAGGCGTTGGGATCAACTGAACAGTGTCAGTACAGCGTTGATGCCGCTTACGCGTCATTAGAGGCCATTGTATTAGCAACAGAACAGGTCTCTGACCAAATCGGTGGTATTGCTACGGCGTCCGAACAACAGGCGATTGCCACACGGGAGATATCCCAGAACATGGAGCAGGTGGCCGTTACCGCCGAGCGTAACGCATTTATGGCGAAGCAAAACGCCAGCGTTGCAGATCATCTGCAAAACATCACCCGCATGGAGGCTTGA
- a CDS encoding nitrate- and nitrite sensing domain-containing protein has product MLNTHIDISIVVTLVTALLFLVLVISWVHLRNKQAMTERVSNGLAWLKSFRQLLTLIQQHRGLTNGYLCGDSGLNKRILPLQGKATRLIRQLQLSDSWLADNPEWQGIERHWQRLSTGFNNQTSTNNLEQHNKLITNLLYLVDDCGEAHRLYELKDQQGRSIRYLWQSLLVTAEHIGQARAIGTGVAASGQCDSVDRIRLAYLQKAIADFVAVERAMNKTALSNLLQVLAQEVITDRPTVSANDYFDIATQALEEVFVSFDQAIEALQETPSGFTQQAQAPKGSGYATNPQHV; this is encoded by the coding sequence ATGCTGAATACTCACATTGATATCTCAATTGTCGTTACCTTGGTTACTGCCTTGTTGTTCCTCGTTTTGGTGATCAGTTGGGTGCACCTGCGCAATAAGCAAGCGATGACGGAACGGGTGAGCAATGGCCTGGCATGGCTTAAGAGCTTCCGCCAGCTGTTGACCCTCATTCAGCAACATCGTGGTTTAACCAACGGTTACCTGTGTGGTGACAGTGGCCTGAACAAACGCATACTGCCGTTGCAGGGTAAAGCCACACGGCTGATCCGGCAGCTGCAACTTAGCGATAGCTGGTTGGCAGACAACCCTGAGTGGCAAGGCATTGAACGCCACTGGCAGCGCCTATCTACTGGTTTCAACAATCAAACCTCTACCAATAATTTAGAACAGCACAACAAGTTGATCACCAACCTGCTTTATCTGGTTGATGACTGTGGCGAAGCCCACCGCTTATACGAGCTTAAAGATCAGCAGGGGCGATCTATCCGTTATTTGTGGCAGTCATTGCTGGTAACCGCTGAACATATCGGTCAAGCACGTGCGATTGGTACCGGGGTAGCGGCGTCTGGTCAGTGCGATAGCGTGGATCGGATCCGTCTGGCTTACTTGCAAAAAGCGATCGCTGATTTTGTCGCCGTTGAACGGGCAATGAATAAAACTGCGTTGAGCAACTTATTGCAGGTGTTAGCGCAAGAGGTGATTACCGACCGTCCTACCGTCAGCGCTAACGATTATTTTGACATTGCCACGCAAGCGTTAGAGGAGGTGTTTGTCTCATTTGATCAGGCGATTGAGGCATTACAAGAAACCCCGAGTGGCTTCACTCAACAGGCGCAAGCCCCGAAGGGCTCAGGCTATGCCACGAATCCGCAGCATGTGTGA
- a CDS encoding ribonuclease E inhibitor RraB, translating into MKFPNDVDGDVLRSLQDQGFDFSQAVSIDFNVDFPYWPPSQKALAILENTFGHIEVYEPEDEYEGYVLFQLNDLLTHDLVVSTQEAATKLMQPYQGVCESWGVLT; encoded by the coding sequence ATGAAATTTCCAAATGATGTTGATGGTGACGTTTTAAGGTCTCTTCAAGATCAGGGATTCGATTTTAGCCAGGCCGTTTCAATCGACTTTAATGTAGATTTTCCCTATTGGCCACCTTCCCAAAAGGCCTTAGCTATTTTGGAAAATACTTTTGGTCATATTGAGGTTTATGAGCCAGAAGACGAGTATGAGGGATATGTTCTTTTCCAGCTTAATGATTTGCTCACACACGATTTAGTTGTTTCAACTCAAGAGGCTGCAACAAAACTAATGCAACCTTATCAAGGTGTTTGTGAGTCATGGGGCGTACTAACATAA
- a CDS encoding IS4 family transposase encodes MREVQILHQMLAQQCPQIHKKRLSSLIVATQSLLDGDSLSLTELGRNIEGRVAPKHNIKRMDRLLGNHHLNNERLAVYQWHARQLCGANPMPVVLVDWADVREQLRMMTLRASVSVKGRSITLYERTFEFKDYNAPRSHNLFLKELSCILPDGCTPLIVTDAGYRNTWFREVASYGWYWLGRLRGEVCYQLGKQWQLTKTLYDSANSKARYIGAVQIAKKKPMPCQLYLFKSKDKQRKDKRSRRSGNNHSAKKLYHRSAKEPWVLATNLPPALFNSVQVTKLYAKRMQIEETFRDLKSPQYGFGLRHSRSRCPRRYDVLLLIAMLAEIMLWWLGLVAQQIGWQRHFQANTIRKRAVLSVVRLGKEVRRRPDFVISEQRIRWAMNEFLRLVHTAGLGDL; translated from the coding sequence ATGCGCGAAGTTCAAATCCTACACCAAATGCTTGCACAACAGTGTCCGCAAATTCACAAAAAACGCCTGAGTTCCCTGATAGTTGCGACCCAGTCGCTACTCGATGGCGATAGCTTGTCATTGACCGAACTAGGACGAAACATTGAGGGGCGTGTTGCGCCCAAGCACAACATTAAACGGATGGATCGGTTATTGGGCAATCATCATCTGAATAACGAACGATTGGCGGTATATCAGTGGCACGCGCGGCAGTTATGTGGTGCCAATCCCATGCCTGTTGTTTTGGTGGATTGGGCTGATGTGCGGGAGCAGTTACGAATGATGACATTGCGGGCTTCTGTCTCGGTGAAAGGACGCTCGATAACGCTGTATGAGCGCACTTTTGAGTTTAAGGATTATAACGCGCCCCGTAGTCATAACCTGTTCCTGAAAGAGCTCTCTTGTATCTTGCCGGACGGCTGTACGCCGCTGATTGTGACGGATGCCGGTTATCGCAACACCTGGTTTCGGGAAGTAGCCAGTTATGGTTGGTATTGGTTAGGCCGCTTACGTGGTGAGGTCTGTTATCAGCTCGGTAAACAGTGGCAACTGACCAAAACCCTTTACGACTCAGCTAACAGCAAAGCCCGCTATATCGGGGCGGTACAGATAGCGAAAAAGAAACCCATGCCTTGTCAGCTCTATTTATTTAAATCCAAAGATAAACAGCGCAAAGACAAGCGTTCTCGCCGCTCAGGCAACAATCACTCCGCCAAGAAGCTGTATCACCGCTCCGCCAAAGAGCCTTGGGTGCTGGCAACCAACTTACCGCCAGCGCTGTTTAACTCTGTACAAGTCACCAAGCTGTACGCCAAGCGGATGCAGATAGAAGAAACCTTCCGCGATTTAAAAAGTCCGCAATACGGCTTTGGTTTGCGTCATAGTCGCTCGCGCTGTCCGCGCCGTTACGATGTACTGCTGCTAATCGCCATGCTCGCAGAAATCATGCTTTGGTGGTTAGGCTTGGTGGCGCAACAGATTGGATGGCAACGCCACTTTCAGGCAAACACCATCAGAAAGCGAGCTGTATTATCGGTTGTTCGTTTAGGTAAAGAAGTTCGGAGGCGACCGGACTTTGTTATCTCAGAGCAGCGAATACGCTGGGCTATGAATGAATTTTTAAGGCTGGTTCACACCGCTGGACTGGGGGATTTATGA
- a CDS encoding DUF4265 domain-containing protein: MSNKELEKVYIDLPNHWAIGGESFWATPLGNDLYRIENVPFFAYGLNFLDVVLATSDSDELKPEIRKVVNPSGHRTYRIIFKNETEREKQVELLEALEQHEASYERADAINVAVDIKPSGDHIAVYDQLDEYEQTGFLSFETCEARIEGSFDDLPDEEENA; the protein is encoded by the coding sequence ATGAGCAACAAAGAATTAGAAAAAGTTTATATTGATCTTCCCAATCACTGGGCGATAGGTGGCGAATCGTTTTGGGCTACTCCTCTGGGAAATGACCTGTATCGGATTGAGAATGTTCCATTCTTTGCGTATGGGCTAAATTTCCTAGACGTGGTTTTAGCCACGTCCGACTCTGATGAACTTAAGCCAGAAATACGTAAAGTAGTGAACCCAAGTGGCCACAGAACTTATCGAATCATTTTCAAAAATGAAACTGAGCGTGAAAAGCAGGTTGAGCTTTTGGAAGCGCTTGAACAACATGAAGCTTCGTACGAAAGAGCTGATGCAATAAATGTCGCCGTCGATATCAAGCCCAGCGGTGACCATATAGCGGTTTATGATCAACTGGATGAATACGAACAGACAGGCTTTTTATCGTTTGAAACATGCGAAGCAAGAATCGAAGGTAGCTTCGATGATTTACCCGATGAAGAAGAAAATGCCTAA
- a CDS encoding DUF1493 family protein, translating into MDDEIKLIVSNETDISIEKLNEKSTLLGDLNIDGDDAWEVFEQCHSKFQLDLTNFEFNKYFRSEPCFKGLVYLYRKLKYRDEHIAANKLPITVEKLINACKKGRW; encoded by the coding sequence ATGGATGATGAAATCAAGTTAATAGTTTCAAATGAAACTGATATCTCTATCGAAAAATTAAACGAAAAATCTACCTTGCTAGGTGATCTTAACATTGATGGAGATGATGCATGGGAAGTATTTGAACAATGCCACTCAAAATTTCAACTTGATTTAACAAACTTTGAATTTAATAAGTATTTTAGGTCGGAGCCTTGTTTTAAAGGTTTAGTGTATCTTTACCGTAAACTAAAATATCGTGATGAGCATATTGCAGCAAACAAGCTTCCTATTACGGTTGAGAAATTAATCAATGCGTGTAAAAAAGGTAGATGGTAA
- a CDS encoding cryptochrome/photolyase family protein gives MIDKALQSALERAQTYLSKRGELADQTQPSGPLLPTERIRLILGDQLNPSHSWYRSVDPGTLYLIAELKQEIGYVKHHIQKICAFFCAMAGFAKALKTAGHQVLHLTLDDTHAYESLPPLINDLLTFTGANGFEFQRPDEYRLKQQLETMQLPDGVSRTIWESEHFLLPFDELNHYFKADTAHRMETFYRKMRRRYELLMNGDEPEGGQWNYDANNREKLSQQEIEALPEPLCFANDVTDIKARLDKHKVEYFGSYHSALLWPVTRQQGLQLLDYFCQQLLPKFGRFQDAMTCQSETKWSLYHCRLSFAMNAKLLHPKQVIDAAITAYRQADGAITIAQVEGFVRQILGWREYVRGIYWLNMPQYAEKNALNGHRTLPKYFWDGETQMRCMRESLGQSLEYAYGHHIQRLMVIGNFALITGMDPDLVDAWYLGVYIDAIEWVEMPNTRGMSQFADGGLLASKPYAASGNYINKMSDYCANCHYQVKQKTGSKACPFNALYWHFMNEHRDRIARNPRIGMVYRNWDKMSDENRTAILSQAGTYLADLDSL, from the coding sequence ATGATAGATAAAGCACTGCAGTCAGCCTTAGAACGCGCCCAGACTTACCTTTCCAAGAGAGGCGAACTCGCTGACCAAACTCAGCCGTCTGGCCCTCTGCTACCTACTGAGCGGATCAGATTGATATTGGGTGATCAGCTCAACCCGTCTCATAGCTGGTATCGCTCTGTCGACCCCGGCACCCTCTACCTGATAGCTGAACTGAAACAGGAAATCGGTTACGTCAAACATCATATCCAAAAGATATGTGCCTTTTTCTGTGCTATGGCAGGCTTTGCCAAAGCACTAAAAACCGCAGGTCACCAGGTACTTCACCTGACGCTAGACGACACTCACGCCTATGAGAGCCTGCCACCACTGATAAACGACTTACTGACGTTCACGGGCGCCAACGGTTTTGAATTTCAGCGGCCAGATGAGTATCGATTAAAACAGCAACTAGAGACCATGCAGCTACCTGATGGAGTAAGCCGCACCATATGGGAAAGTGAACATTTTCTACTCCCGTTCGATGAACTTAACCACTATTTCAAAGCAGATACAGCACACCGCATGGAAACCTTCTATCGGAAAATGCGCCGCCGATATGAGCTGCTGATGAACGGCGATGAACCCGAAGGTGGCCAATGGAATTACGATGCCAACAACAGAGAGAAGCTAAGCCAACAGGAGATCGAAGCGCTGCCTGAGCCACTCTGCTTCGCCAATGATGTCACTGATATCAAGGCGCGACTCGACAAACACAAGGTCGAATATTTCGGCAGTTATCATAGCGCCCTGTTGTGGCCGGTTACCCGCCAACAGGGGTTACAGTTGCTCGACTATTTTTGTCAGCAGCTACTGCCTAAATTCGGCCGATTTCAGGATGCAATGACCTGCCAGAGTGAAACCAAATGGAGTCTCTATCACTGCCGACTTTCCTTCGCCATGAATGCCAAGCTGTTGCATCCAAAACAGGTGATCGATGCAGCCATTACTGCATATCGGCAAGCAGACGGCGCCATCACCATTGCCCAGGTTGAGGGTTTCGTGCGTCAAATCCTGGGATGGCGAGAATATGTTCGCGGCATTTACTGGCTAAACATGCCGCAATATGCAGAAAAAAATGCACTCAATGGCCATAGAACACTGCCAAAGTACTTCTGGGATGGCGAAACTCAGATGCGTTGTATGCGGGAGTCTTTGGGCCAAAGCCTTGAGTATGCCTACGGCCACCATATTCAACGCTTGATGGTGATCGGTAACTTTGCACTCATCACAGGTATGGATCCTGACTTAGTCGACGCCTGGTATCTCGGCGTCTATATCGACGCGATTGAATGGGTGGAAATGCCCAACACCCGGGGGATGAGCCAGTTTGCAGACGGAGGCTTACTTGCCAGTAAACCCTACGCTGCTAGCGGAAACTATATCAATAAGATGAGTGATTACTGCGCCAACTGTCATTATCAAGTGAAGCAAAAAACCGGATCGAAAGCCTGCCCGTTTAACGCCCTCTATTGGCACTTTATGAATGAACATCGTGACCGCATCGCCCGCAACCCACGCATCGGTATGGTGTATCGCAACTGGGACAAGATGAGTGATGAAAACCGCACCGCAATTTTAAGCCAAGCCGGCACCTATCTGGCGGATCTGGATTCGCTTTAA